In the genome of Drosophila pseudoobscura strain MV-25-SWS-2005 chromosome 3, UCI_Dpse_MV25, whole genome shotgun sequence, one region contains:
- the stil gene encoding protein stand still, whose protein sequence is MSSDSNNPEVRSEVDLEQRQHVPYILNGELYSIESQIGDNVVVKCCNCPPDRVYRGSVRSTGNFHMHIKRRHASLLGKLHEMKVAALEERRDRIMKNRGNEKPRRKRASTSPCKPITRGPVAAASAPAAPAIASSAPTANETHELKIKTVFQRHQQEHSEQKEETGTKTPSPSVSGYSTLDHNENHVNQAASKMPNCTDNSTNIGLIVQHVRTLPNLHPSTVETLMANYSQLTPVAAVPQVLPLRPDVKEEQPSNSPSPIRTEQPVAIDLTTASIASSQSDGISSLSSKSYSLEDVQMAPSVAHYMDGPPRDILQRLERTMTDISQELRSRNQIEHNRLLLEAAKFKFLNPDFQFQPTF, encoded by the exons ATGTCGTCGGACAGTAATAATCCTGAGGTTAGGTCTGAGGTGGATTTGGAGCAGCGTCAACACGTTCCTTACATATTAAATGGAGAGCTGTACAGCATTGAAAGCCAGATCGGAGACAATGTGGTGGTCAAGTGCTGTAATTGTCCGCCGGATCGGGTTTATCGCGGCAGCGTGCGTTCCACGGGAAACTTTCATATGCACATCAAG CGTCGGCACGCATCTTTGTTGGGCAAATTGCACGAAATGAAGGTGGCTGCCCTGGAGGAACGCCGTGATCGCATTATGAAGAATCGGGGAAATGAGAAACCCCGTAGAAAGAGAGCTTCAACATCGCCGTGCAAGCCTATAACAAGAGGACCTGTTGCGGCGGCGTCTGCGCCGGCTGCACCTGCTATAGCGTCTTCTGCGCCGACGGCAAACGAAACACACGAGCTGAAAATTAAAACGGTGTTCCAGCGCCACCAGCAAGAGCATAGCGAACAGAAGGAGGAGACGGGCACTAAAACA CCCTCTCCTTCCGTGAGCGGCTATTCGACCTTAGATCACAACGAAAATCACGTGAACCAGGCCGCGTCGAAGATGCCCAACTGTACAGATAATTCGACAAACATTGGGTTAATAGTCCAACATGTTCGCACC CTTCCAAATCTCCACCCCAGCACGGTGGAGACCCTGATGGCCAACTACAGCCAACTTACTCCCGTGGCTGCTGTGCCGCAGGTCTTGCCCTTGCGCCCCGACGTTAAGGAGGAGCAACCAAGCAATTCACCATCCCCAATCCGTACGGAACAGCCGGTAGCCATTGATCTGACCACAGCTTCTATAGCATCCTCGCAAAGCGACGGCATATCCAGCTTATCCAGCAAATCGTATTCCCTGGAAGATGTTCAAATGGCTCCCTCAGTGGCACATTACATGGATGGACCACCTAGAGATATTCTGCAGCGACTTGAACGCACAATGACCGATATAAGCCAGGAGCTGCGCTCCCGCAACCAAATTGAGCACAACCGTTTACTCCTGGAGGCCGCCAAATTCAAGTTTTTGAATCCGGACTTCCAATTTCAGCCCACTTTTTAG
- the Ak6 gene encoding adenylate kinase isoenzyme 6 homolog has product MSDQNADAKPNILITGTPGAGKSYLCERLAEQLKFDWLDCSKIAKENDYIEEHDEEYDCPILDEERLMDHLEPLMQKGGNIVEYHGCDFFPERWFQAVFVVTCPNKTLYDRLKERNYNEKKLSSNIECEIFGTILEEARDSYKADIVHELCGESAADADKSLKTVKQWYRMWKRK; this is encoded by the exons ATGTCGGATCAAAACGCAGATGCGAAGCCAAACATTTTAATCACCG GAACACCCGGAGCGGGCAAATCGTATTTGTGCGAGCGTTTGGCCGAACAATTGAAGTTCGACTGGTTGGACTGCTCAAAGATTGCCAAGGAAAATGATTACATTGAGGAGCACGACGAGGAATACGATTGTCCCATTTTAGATGAAGAGAGG CTTATGGACCACCTGGAACCGTTGATGCAGAAGGGCGGCAACATCGTGGAGTATCACGGCTGCGATTTCTTTCCCGAGCGTTGGTTTCAAGCTGTCTTCGTTGTCACCTGCCCCAATAAGACGCTCTACGATCGTTTAAAAGAACGCAACTACAATGAGAAGAAACTTTCCTCGAATATAGAGTGTGAAATCTTTGGCACAATCCTGGAAGAAGCGCGAGATTCGTACAAAGCTGACATTGTTCACGAACTCTGCGGCGAGTCGGCAGCAGATGCCGATAAAAGCTTGAAAACAGTGAAACAATGGTACCGTATGTGGAAGAGAAAATAA
- the Cyp301a1 gene encoding probable cytochrome P450 301a1, mitochondrial: MNKLPVRACTASASSLRRTVSRISGTGLLPNEKQRLEIRDSSTGVAACPHLLEPEETAAPTTPRIHSTPEWQNALPYNQIPGPKPLPILGNTWRLMPIIGQYTISDVANISSLLHDRYGRIVRFGGLIGRPDLLFIYDADEIEKCYRSEGPTPFRPSMPSLVKYKSVVRKDFFGELGGVVGVHGEPWRQFRSRVQKPVLQLSTIRRYLQPLEAITDDFLVRCEHLLDGNQELPKDFDNEIHKWSLECIGRVALDTRLGCLEANLSPDSEPQQIIDAAKYALRNVATLELKAPYWRYFPTPLWTQYVKNMNFFVGVCMKYIQSATERLKTQDPSQRAGEPSLVEKVIMSEKDEKIATIMALDLILVGIDTISMAVCSMLYQLATRPEEQQKVHEELKRLLPDPNTPLTIQLLDQMHHLKAFIKEVFRMYSTVIGNGRTLQEDSVICGYQVPKGVQAVFPTIVTGNMEEYVTDAATFRPERWLKPQHGGVPGKLHPFASLPYGYGARMCLGRRFADLEMQILLAKLLRNYKLEYNHKPLDYAVTFMYAPDGPLRFKMTRI, from the exons atgaacaAGCTTCCAGTGAGGGCTTGCACAGCCAGTGCATCCAGCCTGAGGCGAACTGTGTCAAGGATCAGTGGCACAGGCCTGCTGCCAAATGAGAAGCAACGTCTGGAGATCCGCGACAGCTCCACGGGCGTGGCCGCTTGTCCCCATCTGCTGGAACCAGAGGAGACAGCGGCGCCGACAACGCCACGAATACACTCCACTCCCGAATGGCAGAACGCTCTGCCCTACAATCAGATACCTGGACCCAAGCCCCTACCCATTCTGGGCAACACCTGGCG TCTGATGCCGATCATTGGCCAATACACCATCTCCGATGTGGCCAACATCTCGTCGCTGCTACACGATCGCTATGGCAGAATTGTGCGTTTCGGTGGCCTCATAGGTAGGCCCGATCTACTCTTTATCTACGATGCCGACGAAATCGAAAAG TGCTACCGCAGCGAGGggcccacccccttccgcccatcGATGCCCAGTCTGGTCAAGTACAAGAGCGTGGTGCGCAAGGACTTCTTTGGGGAACTCGGCGGCGTGGTGGGCGT CCACGGCGAGCCTTGGCGTCAGTTTAGATCGCGTGTCCAGAAGCCGGTGCTGCAGCTATCCACCATCAGGCGCTACCTGCAGCCGCTGGAGGCGATCACAGATGATTTCCTGGTGCGATGCGAGCACCTGTTGGATGGTAACCAGGAGCTGCCAAAGGATTTCGACAACGAGATACACAAATGGTCGCTGGAAT GTATTGGACGCGTTGCCTTGGACACGCGTTTGGGTTGCCTCGAAGCGAATCTCAGTCCCGACTCGGAGCCACAGCAAATCATCGATGCTGCCAAGTATGCCCTGCGGAACGTGGCCACTCTCGAACTGAAGGCTCCCTACTGGCGGTACTTCCCGACGCCGCTCTGGACCCAATATGTGAAGAACATGAACTTCTTTGTGGG CGTCTGTATGAAGTACATACAGAGTGCCACAGAGCGATTGAAGACACAAGATCCCAGCCAGCGTGCAGGTGAGCCCTCGCTGGTGGAGAAGGTGATTATGTCGGAGAAGGACGAAAAGATAGCCACCATAATGGCGCTGGACTTGATTCTAGTCGGAATAGACACC ATATCGATGGCGGTCTGCTCAATGCTCTATCAACTGGCCACGCGTCCCGAGGAGCAGCAAAAGGTGCACGAGGAACTGAAGCGCCTGCTACCAGACCCAAACACACCGCTCACCATTCAGCTGCTCGACCAGATGCACCATCTGAAGGCCTTCATCAAGGAGGTTTTCCGAATGTACAGCACGGTGATTGGCAATGGACGCACCCTGCAGGAGGACAGCGTGATCTGCGGCTACCAGGTGCCGAAGGGAGTCCAGGCCGTCTTTCCCACGATTGTGACCGGTAACATGGAGGAGTATGTAACAGATGCTGCCACGTTCCGACCCGAGCGTTGGCTGAAGCCACAGCATGGTGGAGTTCCGGGCAAACTACATCCGTTCGCCTCGTTGCCCTACGGCTATGGTGCCCGCATGTGCCTGGGGCGGCGATTCGCTGACCTGGAGATGCAGATACTGCTGGCCAAGCTGTTGCGAAACTACAAGCTTGAGTACAACCACAAACCATTGGACTATGCCGTCACATTCATGTACGCGCCGGATGGCCCACTCCGCTTTAAAATGACGCGCATATAG
- the LOC6898695 gene encoding uncharacterized protein, with the protein MPIWRVISDTEMFDALVSGRWHFLAAAVVFCSVLGCEGRRSNSRFTNLQCESYSESFATFSKCKLNLLARGRAGVNIHCQLHKTPITNVWMNWSMYRRYNGWRPFMYNVSKNFCQLMANVNDVSFEGLVINAIMTGSNLNHTCPYNHDIILDNLEFTDDLLKTLPLPKGDYKIQLRFASDKTWRLQVSVFFARDEQ; encoded by the exons ATGCCCATTTGGCGTGTGATTAGTGACACGGAAATGTTCGACGCACTTGTATCTGGCCGGTGGCATTTTCTGGCCGCAGCTGTTGTGTTCTGCTCCGTTCTGGGGTGCGAGGGTCGGAGGTCGAACTCCAGATTCACCAACCTCCAGTGCGAGTCGTATAGCGAGTCGTTTGCGACTTTCTCGAAATGCAAACTCAATCTCCTCGCCAGGGGACGCGCGGGAGTCAATATACACTGCCAACTGCACAAGACGCCCATTACAAACGTGTGG ATGAATTGGAGCATGTATCGTCGCTACAATGGCTGGCGTCCATTTATGTACAACGTCAGCAAGAATTTCTGCCAGCTCATGGCAAATGTGAACGATGTCTCTTTCGAAGGACTTGTCATCAATGCCATAATGACTGGATCAAACCTAAATCACACCTGTCCGTACAAT CATGATATCATACTGGATAATTTGGAATTCACAGACGATTTGCTGAAAACCTTACCACTCCCCAAAGGCGACTATAAGATCCAACTGCGATTTGCCAGTGACAAAACATGGAGATTGCAAGTGTCAGTTTTTTTCGCAAGAGATGAACAATAA
- the LOC4804938 gene encoding uncharacterized protein: protein MGTRSRWGRIDSRVTVNLVREPSMKMIKLNRQTLERRVDHQLMLMSSPVPFVNFMNKFRLDEILINHQARGVFSMRDSATVTELASYTWSIMSASDRLPYTRLAVKAREIQNARKLYFQGNSVSRVIARRALAHN, encoded by the coding sequence ATGGGCACAAGATCGCGATGGGGACGTATTGATTCCCGTGTGACGGTCAATTTGGTGCGAGAGCCGTCGATGAAGATGATCAAGCTCAATCGGCAGACATTGGAGCGTCGCGTGGACCACCAGCTGATGCTGATGTCGTCGCCGGTGCCGTTTGTTAACTTCATGAACAAGTTCCGCCTGGACGAGATTCTGATCAACCACCAGGCCAGAGGGGTGTTCAGCATGCGCGACTCGGCCACCGTTACCGAACTGGCCAGCTACACGTGGAGCATTATGTCCGCCAGCGACCGTCTGCCGTACACCCGTCTGGCCGTGAAAGCCAGGGAGATTCAGAACGCGCGCAAGCTTTATTTCCAGGGCAACAGCGTCAGTCGAGTAATCGCCAGAAGGGCCCTGGCCCACAATTAG